One segment of Ureibacillus thermophilus DNA contains the following:
- a CDS encoding phospholipase D family protein, with the protein MSVHLVTNDLLDQFNELLDMTEAKLNIISPFIGMQTASRLADWLIQNPNVKCNIITRFYREEFIENVSSVFGLEKLLHAGAKIYALIDLHSKLYMFDSHSVIIGSANFTHGGFVSNHEIAVLLSNEPEIASKCIEYFNDLLSRIENAGGGLVIQEWIDEEKEAIRKIAPNRKDKSVTYSNEAKKGVKLSKIVKLDSFEEFIQSTPKISLTQEEVWLKFEGTGEDRIPNHLDYQEMKGVRKRDLNRTFFPTRPSGIKKGDLLFLTIVSFDENNQPTPMIVGYARTDGYHHDNVADASEIKEEPWKERFPYFVEFTGGKAVKAPIKNGIRLIDLYASLGKATYPSLQQKSNVSLKTLHSMHFRRSHIRITSEARDYLMKELDKLFTKYGYIQLG; encoded by the coding sequence ATGTCAGTTCATTTAGTTACCAATGATTTATTAGATCAATTTAATGAGTTGTTGGATATGACCGAAGCGAAACTCAATATTATTTCTCCTTTTATTGGTATGCAGACTGCTTCTAGGTTGGCGGATTGGCTTATTCAAAATCCTAATGTAAAATGTAACATAATCACCCGATTTTATCGAGAAGAATTCATTGAAAATGTCAGTAGTGTCTTTGGTCTTGAAAAGTTACTGCACGCTGGGGCGAAAATATATGCTTTGATAGATTTGCATTCTAAACTGTATATGTTTGATTCTCATTCTGTCATTATTGGTTCGGCAAACTTTACTCACGGTGGTTTTGTATCAAACCATGAGATTGCAGTTTTACTGAGCAATGAGCCAGAAATTGCATCCAAATGTATAGAATACTTTAATGATTTGTTATCAAGGATTGAAAATGCAGGGGGCGGTTTAGTTATACAAGAATGGATTGATGAGGAAAAAGAGGCAATTCGTAAAATAGCCCCTAATAGAAAGGATAAATCCGTTACTTACTCGAATGAAGCAAAAAAGGGTGTGAAGCTTTCTAAGATTGTTAAACTAGATTCTTTTGAAGAGTTTATCCAAAGTACGCCAAAGATTAGCTTAACACAGGAAGAAGTTTGGCTGAAATTTGAAGGGACTGGGGAAGACCGCATTCCTAATCATTTGGATTATCAAGAAATGAAGGGTGTACGGAAAAGAGATCTTAATCGAACATTTTTTCCAACAAGACCAAGTGGTATCAAAAAAGGCGATTTGTTATTTTTGACTATTGTTAGCTTCGATGAAAATAACCAGCCAACCCCGATGATTGTTGGGTATGCTCGAACAGATGGATATCATCATGACAATGTTGCTGATGCTAGTGAAATAAAAGAAGAACCTTGGAAAGAAAGGTTTCCATACTTTGTAGAGTTTACAGGTGGTAAAGCAGTTAAGGCTCCGATTAAGAATGGCATTCGTTTAATTGACTTATATGCCAGCCTTGGAAAAGCAACGTATCCTTCATTGCAACAAAAGTCAAATGTTAGCTTAAAAACATTACACAGTATGCATTTTAGAAGGTCACACATTCGTATTACAAGTGAAGCGAGAGACTATCTGATGAAAGAGCTAGATAAGCTGTTTACTAAATATGGGTATATTCAGCTAGGATAA
- the istA gene encoding IS21 family transposase, whose translation MLAVAEIHYIRYEANQKGCSYSDIAKRMNRDPRTVKKYAEMEDFNPSKVKQTRKAKVMDPVKPILDQWIKEDLTKKKKYRRTAKRMYEILKEEYGFTGSDRSVRLYVSKRKQELLEQSEPAALPLESKPATAQVDFGEAPFLYQGKYVDFPYLVVSFPYSNAAYVQVMPAQNQECFLEGLKRIFHYIGGVPRVIRFDNLTPAVKTILPNGERELTETFQRFVLHYGFECEFCNPASGNEKGNVESKVKYIRNNFFLPEQTIYQLESFNESLWEKCEKDWNRPHYEKERLIAELFEEEQALFLQLPAKEFECVRYEQVTADKYGFIHLENKVFYQLINGRGIREPIEPKKHVPDMPEAIRGVRHYDRLFESQGDVASWNK comes from the coding sequence ATGTTAGCAGTGGCTGAAATTCATTATATCAGATATGAAGCAAACCAAAAAGGATGTTCCTATTCCGATATTGCCAAAAGAATGAATCGTGATCCAAGAACAGTGAAGAAGTATGCGGAAATGGAAGACTTCAATCCCTCAAAAGTTAAACAAACGAGAAAAGCGAAAGTGATGGATCCAGTGAAACCGATATTGGATCAATGGATTAAAGAGGACTTGACAAAGAAGAAAAAATATCGAAGAACTGCGAAACGAATGTATGAAATCTTAAAAGAAGAATATGGATTTACAGGTTCAGATCGTTCTGTTCGGCTCTATGTATCAAAAAGAAAACAAGAACTGCTCGAACAAAGTGAACCAGCTGCGTTACCTTTAGAATCGAAACCTGCAACGGCTCAAGTTGATTTTGGAGAAGCTCCTTTTCTCTATCAGGGGAAATACGTCGATTTTCCTTACCTGGTCGTTTCATTCCCTTACAGTAATGCGGCCTATGTGCAAGTCATGCCAGCTCAAAATCAAGAATGTTTCTTGGAAGGATTAAAACGAATCTTTCACTATATAGGAGGAGTTCCACGGGTTATTCGATTTGATAATCTTACTCCTGCAGTGAAAACGATTTTGCCAAACGGAGAACGAGAGCTGACAGAGACGTTTCAACGATTCGTTTTACATTATGGCTTTGAATGCGAGTTCTGCAACCCAGCCAGCGGAAATGAAAAAGGGAATGTCGAATCAAAGGTGAAATATATTCGAAACAATTTCTTTTTACCTGAACAAACCATCTATCAACTTGAAAGTTTTAATGAATCTTTATGGGAGAAATGTGAGAAGGACTGGAATCGTCCGCATTATGAGAAGGAGCGACTCATCGCTGAATTATTTGAAGAAGAACAAGCGTTATTTCTTCAATTGCCAGCCAAAGAATTTGAATGTGTCCGATATGAGCAGGTCACGGCTGATAAGTACGGTTTCATCCATTTAGAAAACAAGGTATTTTATCAATTAATCAATGGAAGAGGTATACGAGAGCCAATTGAACCGAAAAAACACGTTCCAGATATGCCGGAAGCCATCCGAGGAGTAAGGCATTATGACCGCCTATTCGAATCCCAAGGAGATGTGGCATCATGGAACAAATGA
- a CDS encoding GAF domain-containing protein, with amino-acid sequence MFTKIEYQGSLEEQYNALSKQLSALLEGEEDFIANLSNASALLNQFLKDINWVGFYIMKNGELVLGPFQGLPACVRIPVGRGVCGTAAEKGETVVVDDVHQFPGHIACDARSNSEIVIPLIKNGEIIGVLDIDSPIKNRFTAEDKKGLEKFVQTLIHYI; translated from the coding sequence ATGTTTACAAAAATCGAATATCAAGGTTCATTGGAAGAACAATACAATGCTTTATCAAAACAGCTTTCTGCTTTGCTTGAAGGAGAAGAAGATTTCATCGCCAATTTAAGCAATGCCAGTGCGCTATTAAACCAATTTTTAAAGGATATTAACTGGGTTGGTTTCTACATTATGAAAAACGGGGAGCTCGTTCTTGGCCCATTTCAAGGGTTGCCTGCCTGTGTTCGCATTCCCGTTGGACGAGGCGTCTGTGGAACGGCCGCAGAAAAAGGAGAAACTGTTGTCGTTGACGACGTGCATCAATTCCCTGGACATATCGCCTGTGATGCCCGTAGCAATTCAGAAATCGTCATTCCTCTTATAAAAAACGGGGAAATTATAGGTGTTCTTGATATTGACAGCCCAATCAAAAATCGTTTTACAGCGGAAGATAAAAAAGGATTAGAAAAATTTGTCCAAACATTAATTCACTATATTTAA
- the rpsD gene encoding 30S ribosomal protein S4: MSRYTGPTWKISRRLGISLSGTGKELARRPYPPGQHGPTQRKKLTEYGLQLQEKQKLRHMYGLNERQFKNLFVKAGKMKGVHGENFMILLESRLDNLVYRLGLARTRRAARQLVNHGHVTVDGKRVDIPSYTVKPGQVISLREKSKNLQVVNEAIEVNNFVPEYLSFDPEKKEGTYVRYPERSELPAEINEALIVEFYSR; this comes from the coding sequence ATGTCTCGTTATACAGGACCAACTTGGAAAATTTCCCGTCGTCTTGGCATTTCACTAAGCGGCACTGGTAAGGAATTAGCAAGACGCCCTTACCCACCAGGTCAACATGGACCAACTCAACGCAAAAAATTAACTGAATATGGTTTACAACTTCAAGAAAAACAAAAACTTCGCCATATGTACGGCTTAAACGAACGCCAATTCAAAAACTTATTCGTAAAAGCGGGTAAAATGAAAGGGGTTCATGGTGAAAACTTCATGATCCTTCTTGAATCTCGCTTAGACAACCTAGTATATCGTCTAGGTCTTGCTCGTACTCGCCGTGCAGCTCGTCAATTAGTAAACCATGGCCACGTTACAGTTGATGGTAAACGTGTTGATATTCCATCATATACTGTAAAACCTGGTCAAGTAATTTCTCTACGCGAAAAATCTAAAAACTTACAAGTTGTAAACGAAGCAATCGAAGTTAACAACTTTGTACCAGAATACCTTTCTTTCGATCCAGAGAAAAAAGAAGGTACTTACGTTCGTTATCCTGAACGTTCTGAATTACCAGCTGAAATCAACGAAGCTCTTATCGTTGAGTTCTACTCTCGTTAA
- the ezrA gene encoding septation ring formation regulator EzrA, translating to MKYIISIIIVLLVLLIVGLVIRRKHTAEIEKLENKKLQIQHYPIFEELTKVKNLNMNGQTEELFERWRNRWTEVVDVDIIKIDSMLFDAEEYIDRFKFKKASMIEKDIEDYINRCDKIKNEILAELNELIGSEEKNRIEIEQIRDQFRSARKTLLAHQYSFGPALTNLEKMLEEIPQKLEEYEKMTEEGNYLNAREIVLYLNDKSRKMNELINEIPALLAEIQTKIPAAIHELRTGQREMEEQSYYLKHLELTENLDRIEEELKKLEEELANLNVSLVAEKVQQMNDEIDNFYDLLEKEVYAKDFVDKNCDRTYATLNQVLKVTQDVSTEAEYVQNSYRLPKEEAEIPKIGLKQLEVIQKRFEVLLARVKEEKSAYSSLQEELMEISKEIERIQEVQEEFSNRLKNLRIDENKARAKLNSLKKILQETDRMLHKANIPGIPEEMDARLEEAEEQLFIVMQSLQEVPLNMSLVNSNLDKAEKCIQNVQKQAKEMIENVMLIERIIQYGNRYRSNPRVHEMLMQAEEAFHRFRYMKALEIAAEAVEMAEPGAIKRIEELVQEEMFEKTKSSFMQG from the coding sequence ATGAAGTATATCATTTCCATCATCATCGTACTATTAGTGTTATTAATAGTCGGGCTCGTCATTCGAAGAAAACATACTGCTGAAATCGAAAAGCTGGAAAATAAGAAATTACAAATTCAACATTATCCTATTTTTGAAGAATTGACAAAAGTAAAAAATTTAAATATGAACGGACAAACGGAAGAATTATTTGAACGTTGGCGCAACCGATGGACGGAAGTCGTGGATGTCGACATCATCAAAATAGATTCCATGTTATTCGATGCGGAAGAATACATAGATCGCTTTAAATTTAAAAAGGCTTCAATGATTGAAAAAGATATTGAAGATTATATTAATCGATGCGACAAAATCAAAAATGAAATTTTAGCTGAATTAAATGAATTAATTGGCAGTGAAGAAAAAAACCGCATTGAAATAGAACAAATCAGAGATCAATTCCGTTCTGCCCGCAAAACCTTGCTTGCCCATCAATATTCATTTGGACCTGCGTTGACGAATCTAGAAAAAATGCTGGAAGAAATCCCTCAGAAATTAGAAGAATATGAAAAGATGACGGAAGAAGGCAATTATTTAAATGCCCGTGAAATAGTTCTTTACTTAAATGATAAATCGAGAAAAATGAATGAACTAATTAATGAAATTCCAGCTTTGCTTGCGGAAATTCAAACGAAAATTCCAGCGGCCATCCATGAATTAAGAACAGGGCAGCGGGAAATGGAAGAACAATCCTACTACTTAAAACATCTCGAATTGACGGAAAACCTAGACAGAATCGAAGAAGAATTAAAGAAATTAGAAGAAGAATTGGCAAATCTAAATGTTTCACTTGTGGCAGAAAAGGTTCAACAGATGAATGATGAAATTGACAATTTCTATGATTTGCTTGAAAAAGAAGTATATGCAAAGGATTTTGTAGATAAAAATTGCGACCGTACATATGCCACATTAAATCAAGTATTGAAAGTAACTCAAGATGTCAGCACAGAAGCCGAATACGTTCAAAATAGCTACCGTTTACCGAAAGAAGAAGCGGAAATTCCAAAAATCGGCTTGAAACAGTTGGAAGTAATTCAAAAGCGATTTGAAGTATTGCTTGCCCGCGTGAAAGAGGAAAAATCCGCTTATTCCAGTTTGCAAGAAGAGCTGATGGAAATCAGCAAAGAAATTGAACGAATTCAGGAAGTGCAAGAAGAATTTTCAAATCGATTAAAGAATTTGCGAATCGATGAAAATAAGGCCCGAGCCAAATTAAATTCATTAAAGAAAATCTTGCAAGAAACTGATCGAATGCTACATAAAGCAAATATTCCAGGCATTCCTGAAGAAATGGATGCGCGGCTTGAGGAAGCGGAAGAGCAATTATTTATCGTAATGCAAAGCCTCCAAGAAGTTCCATTAAATATGAGTTTAGTCAACAGCAACTTAGATAAGGCGGAAAAATGCATTCAAAATGTGCAAAAACAAGCAAAAGAAATGATCGAAAATGTAATGTTAATTGAACGGATTATTCAATATGGAAACCGTTATCGCTCCAACCCAAGAGTTCATGAAATGCTGATGCAAGCAGAAGAAGCATTTCACCGTTTCCGCTATATGAAAGCATTGGAAATTGCGGCAGAAGCGGTGGAAATGGCGGAACCAGGCGCCATTAAGCGCATAGAGGAACTTGTGCAAGAGGAAATGTTCGAAAAAACGAAATCATCCTTTATGCAGGGATGA
- a CDS encoding cysteine desulfurase family protein — protein MIYFDNSATTKAHDEVLQTFVEVNKNYYANPASIHAFGVEVNELLDAARSQIASIFNTKPEYVLFTSGGTESNNFAIFGVAKANQHIGKHIITTEIEHASVLEAYKSLEKEGYEVDYLSVNKNGVISLDELREKLRKDTILVTMMHVNNEMGAIQPIEEAAKIIHEHSRAIFHVDAVQSFGKLNIQFNGEAGPDIISISGHKIHGLKGTGIIAFQRKLNIVPYIVGGGQEFGLRSGTVAVPQAVALAKACRIAFENLQENHGKFTKWRDDLIDYFKTFGNHIYILSSKEGAPHILSFSIRDLKGEVIINALQKRGVIVSTSSACSSKQKKTSHVVEALKVDPHFKEGVIRISFGAKNTEEEIEQFKAIFKDVMKELKGV, from the coding sequence ATGATCTATTTTGATAATAGTGCAACTACTAAAGCGCATGACGAAGTATTACAAACATTTGTGGAAGTCAATAAAAACTATTATGCCAATCCGGCTTCCATTCATGCTTTTGGTGTGGAAGTAAACGAATTGTTGGATGCAGCAAGAAGCCAAATTGCGAGCATTTTCAATACGAAGCCGGAATATGTTTTATTTACTTCCGGTGGAACGGAATCCAATAACTTTGCTATTTTTGGTGTTGCCAAGGCGAATCAACATATCGGAAAACATATTATTACAACGGAAATTGAACATGCATCGGTTCTAGAAGCTTATAAATCGTTGGAAAAAGAAGGCTATGAAGTCGATTATTTATCCGTCAATAAAAACGGGGTCATTTCTTTGGATGAATTGCGCGAAAAACTGCGCAAAGACACTATTCTTGTGACGATGATGCATGTCAATAACGAAATGGGTGCCATTCAGCCGATTGAAGAAGCGGCGAAAATCATTCATGAACATTCCCGCGCTATTTTCCATGTAGATGCGGTGCAAAGCTTCGGAAAGTTAAATATACAATTTAACGGGGAAGCTGGGCCGGATATCATTTCCATTTCAGGGCATAAAATTCATGGCTTAAAAGGCACAGGCATCATCGCTTTTCAAAGAAAGTTAAACATCGTTCCATATATCGTCGGCGGTGGACAAGAGTTTGGACTTAGAAGCGGAACTGTTGCTGTTCCACAAGCCGTTGCATTGGCAAAAGCATGCAGAATTGCCTTTGAAAATTTACAAGAAAATCATGGGAAGTTTACAAAATGGAGAGACGACCTCATTGATTATTTCAAGACTTTTGGAAATCATATCTATATACTCTCTTCAAAAGAAGGCGCGCCGCATATTTTGTCCTTCAGCATCAGAGATTTAAAAGGAGAAGTCATTATTAATGCGCTGCAGAAACGGGGAGTAATTGTATCCACATCCAGCGCATGTTCGTCAAAACAGAAAAAAACAAGCCATGTGGTGGAAGCGCTAAAAGTGGATCCTCACTTTAAAGAAGGGGTTATTCGAATCAGTTTTGGTGCAAAAAATACAGAAGAAGAAATTGAACAATTTAAAGCAATTTTTAAAGACGTAATGAAAGAATTAAAAGGAGTTTAA
- the tyrS gene encoding tyrosine--tRNA ligase: MTNELLEELKWRGLIYQQTDEEGLEKLLNEEKISLYVGVDPTADSMHIGHIVPLITLRRFQKAGHRPVLLVGGATGMIGDPSGRSTERNLLSKEQIEKNVAGLKKQMERIFEFGDQENSAILVNNYDWISKMNVIDFLRDYGKLINVNYMLAKDTIASRLETGISFTEFSYTLLQGIDFNHLYDHYGVRLQVGGSDQWGNITTGLEIIRKTHDEEAKAYGITMPLITKADGTKFGKTASGAVWLDPEKTSPYEFYQFWINTADADVVKYLKIFTFLGKEEIEELAESVEKEPHLRKAQKVLAEEMTKLIHGEEALETAKRITEALFSGDLKSLSASEMRDAFKDVPTAEMAKEDKNIVDVLVEAKISPSKRQAREDVTNGAISINGDKVTDLNYVVTAKDRLDDEFTIIRRGKKKYHMVKFIG, translated from the coding sequence ATGACAAATGAATTATTAGAAGAATTAAAGTGGCGTGGGCTAATTTACCAACAAACAGATGAAGAAGGTCTTGAAAAACTATTAAATGAAGAAAAAATTTCATTATATGTCGGGGTTGACCCAACAGCTGACTCCATGCACATTGGCCACATTGTGCCATTGATTACATTGCGCCGCTTCCAAAAAGCGGGCCATAGACCGGTGTTGCTTGTCGGTGGAGCGACAGGGATGATTGGTGACCCGTCTGGAAGATCAACAGAGCGCAACTTGCTTTCAAAAGAACAAATTGAGAAAAACGTAGCTGGACTTAAAAAACAAATGGAGCGCATTTTTGAATTTGGCGACCAAGAAAACAGCGCGATTTTAGTGAATAACTATGACTGGATCAGCAAAATGAATGTCATTGACTTTTTGCGGGATTATGGAAAATTGATTAATGTCAATTATATGCTGGCAAAAGATACGATTGCTTCTCGTCTTGAAACTGGCATTTCCTTTACGGAGTTTTCTTACACATTATTGCAAGGAATTGACTTTAATCATTTATATGACCATTATGGTGTTCGTTTGCAAGTCGGTGGTTCCGACCAATGGGGAAATATTACAACAGGTTTAGAAATCATCCGAAAAACTCATGATGAAGAAGCAAAAGCTTATGGAATCACTATGCCTTTGATTACAAAAGCGGATGGTACGAAATTCGGAAAAACAGCAAGCGGCGCCGTATGGTTGGATCCCGAAAAAACAAGTCCTTATGAATTCTATCAATTCTGGATCAACACAGCTGATGCCGATGTAGTGAAATATCTGAAAATCTTCACGTTCTTGGGCAAAGAGGAAATTGAAGAGTTGGCTGAATCTGTGGAAAAAGAACCGCATTTACGCAAAGCGCAAAAAGTGTTGGCAGAAGAAATGACAAAATTGATTCACGGCGAAGAAGCCCTTGAGACGGCAAAACGGATTACAGAAGCGTTATTCTCAGGCGACTTAAAATCTTTATCCGCAAGCGAAATGCGTGATGCCTTTAAAGATGTACCAACTGCAGAAATGGCAAAAGAAGATAAAAATATTGTAGATGTATTGGTGGAAGCAAAAATTTCCCCATCCAAACGCCAGGCGAGGGAAGATGTGACAAATGGCGCCATCTCCATCAATGGCGATAAAGTGACGGATTTGAATTACGTGGTGACTGCCAAAGACCGTTTAGATGATGAATTTACCATCATCCGCCGCGGCAAAAAGAAATATCATATGGTGAAATTTATTGGATAA
- the istB gene encoding IS21-like element helper ATPase IstB, with product MEQMMKEYAKRLKLSWIPANYHTIHAETKEEFLLKLFEREVQHRDERRINLLLKQATLPKIPNKPYDWREIQLAPGITKDYILEGEFTKNQENLIFYGGVGTGKTFLSTLIALNLMKKQGKRVKFYTAASIVNALLEANEKGDLGKFLNQIEKLDLLILDELGYIPLHKQGAELLFQVISMCYETKSIIVTTNLPFSQWNNVFGDPILTEAVIDRLIHHSHLIIFNGESHRYKDSISQR from the coding sequence ATGGAACAAATGATGAAGGAATATGCCAAAAGACTAAAATTAAGCTGGATTCCAGCCAATTACCATACCATCCATGCGGAAACAAAGGAGGAATTTTTACTGAAGCTGTTTGAACGAGAAGTGCAGCATCGAGATGAGAGAAGGATAAATTTACTACTAAAACAGGCGACATTGCCGAAAATTCCAAATAAACCTTATGATTGGCGGGAGATTCAACTAGCCCCAGGTATCACAAAAGATTATATTTTAGAAGGTGAGTTTACGAAAAATCAGGAAAACCTTATCTTCTATGGCGGAGTGGGAACCGGTAAAACATTCCTTTCCACTCTCATCGCCCTCAATTTGATGAAAAAACAAGGAAAAAGAGTGAAGTTCTATACGGCCGCCTCCATTGTCAATGCTTTATTGGAGGCCAATGAAAAAGGTGACCTTGGTAAATTTCTCAATCAAATCGAAAAGTTGGATCTCTTGATTCTTGATGAATTGGGCTATATTCCATTGCATAAACAGGGGGCAGAGTTATTATTTCAAGTTATTTCCATGTGTTATGAAACCAAAAGCATCATTGTGACAACCAATTTACCATTTAGCCAATGGAATAATGTCTTTGGCGATCCCATTTTAACAGAGGCCGTCATTGATCGGCTGATTCATCATTCTCATTTAATCATCTTCAATGGTGAAAGTCACCGATACAAAGACTCAATCTCTCAACGTTAA
- the hisJ gene encoding histidinol-phosphatase HisJ, producing MKKDGHIHTPFCPHGTKDPLEKYIEKAIQHQFTDITFTEHAPLPANFVDPTPEQDSGMKPELLSTYIETLSQLKQQYKKDINIHIGLEVDYIVGYEEETKKFLNEIGPSLDDAILSVHFLKWKDEYVCIDYSETEFLKFVETVGSVEAVYHLYYDTVLQSLDADLGPYKPKRIGHPTLVHKFQHAHQTTIQDEHRMKEVLHKMKELGYELDVNSAGLNKKYCLEPYPPLPIIEYAKSIGIPLVFGSDAHCVNDLHQHYEKIFS from the coding sequence ATGAAAAAAGACGGCCATATTCACACACCCTTTTGTCCACATGGTACAAAAGACCCGTTGGAAAAATATATTGAAAAAGCAATCCAACACCAATTTACCGATATTACATTCACTGAACACGCACCGCTTCCAGCAAATTTTGTTGATCCTACTCCCGAACAAGACAGTGGAATGAAGCCGGAGCTGCTTTCAACATACATAGAAACATTATCACAATTAAAACAACAATATAAAAAGGATATTAACATCCATATTGGTTTGGAAGTGGATTATATTGTTGGATATGAAGAAGAGACGAAAAAATTTTTAAACGAAATCGGCCCTTCCCTTGATGATGCGATTCTTTCCGTTCACTTTTTAAAATGGAAAGATGAATATGTATGCATTGATTATTCGGAAACAGAATTTCTAAAATTCGTTGAAACCGTTGGAAGTGTAGAAGCCGTTTATCACTTATATTACGATACAGTACTTCAATCCTTGGATGCGGATCTCGGTCCATATAAACCAAAAAGAATCGGCCATCCAACGCTCGTTCATAAGTTCCAGCATGCCCATCAAACAACGATTCAGGATGAACATCGCATGAAAGAAGTGCTACATAAAATGAAGGAACTTGGCTATGAGCTGGATGTAAATAGCGCAGGGTTGAACAAGAAATATTGTCTCGAACCATATCCGCCGCTACCAATAATTGAGTATGCCAAATCTATCGGCATCCCGCTTGTATTTGGCTCTGACGCCCACTGTGTCAATGATTTGCATCAACATTATGAGAAAATTTTTTCATAA